The sequence below is a genomic window from Humulus lupulus chromosome 3, drHumLupu1.1, whole genome shotgun sequence.
CACAAGCAGACCTTTCCTCCCTTTGAAGATCAGTTGAATGAGGGTCCTTTTGAAGATTATATTGGGCAGATTGGTAGTGATCCTTAGCTGCTGAATACTTGTGAATAACATCACCAATCTCCCTTCTATTAAACTGGTGAAGGACATGCTTAAGTCTAACCAATTTCCCCAGAATTCCCTCTAGACCTTGAGCATTAATCGGCTTAGACCAGCTCTACAACACAATATCCCTGAAACCAGTATGTTCAGCCCACATATTGAAATATCTAAATGGTttaattcctctagtcaaagcTGTTATGGACTTAATAATGCAAAAATAGTGATCAGATAATACATCCCAATTGGCACAGGCTTCAGACTGAGGGTATAAATCCATCCAAGCTTCATTTTTAAATATTCGATCCAATTTGGAAATTTTTTTGGCCTCAACAGCTTCTTTATTCGACCAAGTATAATGGGAACCACTAGTGCGAAGTTCATCAACCATACCAAGAGCCCTCCACCTCTGAGCATCATCCATTTCCATATCAGTAACAACTCTGCCACCaagatgatcatcaaaatcaaaagCTGTATTAAAATCCCCAGCCAAAAGCCACGGTTTAACTGGAAAATACAGACCAGTCAAAGCTTGCCATAACTGATGTCTCTCCTCAACCATATTCCTCCCATAAACAAAAGACAAACATAACTCTTTACCCGATCCCAAATCTTTCACTCGAGAGTGAATAAACTGATCGCTTTCCTACAACAACTGAAACTATATTAGACTGCCAAACTAGAAGAATTCTACCTTCACTAGCTGGACCAGTATAAAATTCCAGCCAACAAAATTATTTGTCATCATCTCCTCTATTTTATTACCCTGAAGCTTGGTTTCAAGAAACACTCCTATACCAATTTTATTTAAACAACAAAAAGTACGAAGGGATCTCTACTTCTCCCTTTTATTAAGGCCCCTTACATTCCAACTATGTATGTTGCAATCCTCCATTGTAAATATTTGTTGTGGATAATCCCAAATTCATGACCTCTATTAGCCTATCTTGCAAAGCACTATATGAGTTCTTCATCTAATTTTGTGAAGCAGGTGTCAAATGTTTAACTCCCCCTACTCGTTTAGGAGTGATCCAACCTGAATCTTGCCCATTTTTAGTATCACACACCTCCTTAGCAACAGCTTTCTAGGTATCTTTTGAGACTAAATCACCATCAGTGCCATTTGGAATTGAGACAAAATGAGATTCACTGGTGTTTCGATCAAGAACTTCTTCAGAATGCCTCCCATGCTTCACTTCTTTTTTCCTCCAAACAACTCCCTGTTTTCGATTACAAAACGCTTCAGAATGACCTAGAACTTTGCATCCTTTACACTGAGTAGGAAGCCATTCAAATTCCAGCAGTTGTTCCATCAATTGGCCTCTCCCATTCAGGAAATTAATGGTTTTAGGAACATCATCTAATATTTCAACATCCACTAAAACCCTTGCAAATTTCACCATTGATCTTTCTTTAGTAACTTTATCAACTAGCATAGGTTTACCAATGGTACTAACAAGGGCAATCGAACACTTAACACCCCAATATTGAAACCCAAGACCAGGTAACCTAACCCATACAGGAACAGATTTCACTAACCTCATGGTGTCTAGATCAGTAGACCACGACCTCAGAATTACTGGTTTCCTTTCAAAATGCACGACTCCCGCCTCCAACACCATATCATGTGTGGCTTCATCCTTAAATTTCACAAGAGTATAGTCGACATTCATTCTAGCTATCCTTTCAATACCCAGTTTTCCCCAAATTCTGTTGATAAATCCTTCAAACACTGCAAATGGGGGATTGGCTCCAAGGACAATACAAACCACTGCTAAATTCCAGAATATTTCAACTTCTATCTCCTCCACATCTACCTGAGCAATCAATTTACCATCTCGTAATAATGGTTCCTCAAAATTCAGGCATGTTCCACCTTGGTTAGGCATCACTGCCCGAAATTGGGATCATTTGTCTTTGGCCAAATTTTGAAACTCATTCGTACAATCATCCTTCTCACTCCATTTCAAACCAGACTCCATAGTGCTAGGATTTATCTCACACGCAGCCGAAGATAAGTTTTCCCCAACCTAAGGAAAATCCGCCATAGAATACTTGAAGATCTCCTCCACAATAGCCGGTGGTTCATCCTCAACACCAGTTAATCCCTCCTCATTAGAGACCTTGGCCGAAGGGGATTCAGTCACAGAAGAACGAACATCAGGCTTTTGATTCACTTTCTTGCGTCTCTCCATTGAGAGAACCAGAGAGAAAATCACACgcctaaacaagttatatatttgttatctatatttaattataatcttattaatttaccattaaattttattatcttaatttatttaataatcatcaaattattaatttattttctactttttattttaataaaatttcaagAGTAAAGTTGACTATATTaattactttattaaaaaaatttattttactttttattactttataatttttttattaattacattaAAATCTACTAAAATTTCGGTAGCATAACGACTATAATCTAACCTATCACAAAATTAAAATATACAAAACGAGTCCCATAACATACATATAAAGATTTAAAtctcatatcaacaacataaatcatatccacattaaatcatataaacatattcacatttatatacatatacatacatattcatattgatatacatatatagataaaaaataaacatacatatattaataaaaataattatatcatCTAATATCTAAACTTattatatgcatttttttataacataatatttaattaaatcaaattaataaatttattaacaatCTACCCCTAAAAAAATactaatataattaaattaacaaatatacaaatctaacctaaaaaacaaaattcaacacaATATAAAATGACCATTTACACAATTGAAAACTTAATTTAACacttaatcaataataaaaaatcttAAAAATAATACCCAAAAGTCAGGCTAGAGCGTTATCCAATGCCAATAAtctaatcccaaggctcaggcTAGGCACAAGtaatttgcaaaaaaaaataaaaataaaaaaaataacccaCAAAATTTAGAAAACTCATTTATACCAACAcacaaaatacacacatatactaacaaaaaaatacattttaaaccaTAAAATACAAAGAAAATGGGACTAGATTACCAAAACAGGGAAGAAATGACAACAAATCGTCCTGAAATACTTTGGATGGACGGTGAGGGATGGTTTTCCGTCGGGTTTCTGGTTTTTGCATAAATGTTTtgtagaaaatgaagaagaatgcTCGAGTTGGGGAGTTATATCGACAGACTCTATAGCGATGATACATCGTCGCTATAGAGTATAAGGATGTCATCACTAATATCAAACGCACTGTTTCACTCAAACGGTGAGACcctacagcgacaacatgtcgtcgttATAGGCAGTGAAAATTTGACTGAAATTTTTGGTGGTTcactttccctccatttttttggaccctattgtgacgacatgtcatcgttATAGACTAAAACTTTAACTGCCCAATGGATTAAATTACACTGTATAGCGATGATATGTCGTCACTCTAGGGAGTGAACATAGACAACCAACTTTTGGTGGTTAAATTCCCTCCTtatcctacaacgacgacatgtcgttgctatagaCAAAGATATTTCCCCCTTTTTTTTTCGACGAGGACTCTACgacgacgacatgttgtcgccgTAGAGTCAGTTTCTGCCtcttgttccctccaaattcctggtaCCCTCCAGCAACGAGGGTACCAGGAATTTGGAGGGTCTGGtcgtgtgttgttgacgacccttcagcaacgacatgttgtcgctgtagcgtttttattttaataaattaaaaaaataattttttgtggATTTCGACTACATATAGCAACGACTTTAGAGTCGTCACAATAAATGTCGTCGTTGTAGAATATTTTTTTTGTAGTGAGACGAAGATCAACGAAAACGAGGAGATGGGTTGCGATGGCGACTATACAATTTGATACCGGGGCAACTCCATCAAGTCATTGCCATTGGGCTCCACCTTAGACTCTTCCTCGAAGAACATCTCGGGCCTGAACTCTTCTGGCTTCTTCTAGTGGGCAAGTTTGTTGGCTAGCCACCATGTGTTAACCAGAATCTTGCTCTCACCTGGAATGTCATAGTCGCCGATCTTGGCTAGGTAGAGGTTCACCATTTCTGAGCACAGTGTCAAGCTCAATCCTTCGCTTCTTCTAGATCTCATGGTGGTTCACAAGCTATCTATATAGTGTGTTcttcatattttctctctagtaCTTTTTGCATGTCTTCTGATATCTTTATGTATTCAATAACAATAAA
It includes:
- the LOC133825068 gene encoding uncharacterized protein LOC133825068; translated protein: MPNQGGTCLNFEEPLLRDGKLIAQVDVEEIEVEIFWNLAVVCIVLGANPPFAVFEGFINRIWGKLGIERIARMNVDYTLVKFKDEATHDMVLEAGVVHFERKPVILRSWSTDLDTMRLVKSVPVWVRLPGLGFQYWGVKCSIALVSTIGKPMLVDKVTKERSMVKFARVLVDVEILDDVPKTINFLNGRGQLMEQLLEFEWLPTQCKGCKVLGHSEAFCNRKQGVVWRKKEVKHGRHSEEVLDRNTSESHFVSIPNGTDGDLVSKDT